A region of the Candidatus Cloacimonadota bacterium genome:
CCATAGCAACGGTTATCCTTACGGTATTATTATTCTCCACATATTTACTAGATGCACAGGATCATAACTATTACATAAATAAAGAATTCATAGTTGAAGGATTTCAGAACACCTACGATGTTTACACCTCTCCTGTTCGCTGGGATGCACATGATTGGCTCAAAGCAGGCATTTTTACAGGAACAACCATCCTCCTTTTTTCATGTGATGAGAAAGTTCAGGATTTTGTTCAAGATCATAAATCTGATGTATTAACTGCTATCACTGATGCAACAAATCTTCTCGGAGATGGATATGTCATTCTACCAGCTGAAGCATTGCTGTATTGCTATGGTGCAATTGCAAAGGATCAAAAGGCAAGACGAATTTCCCTCGAAATGCTGGAAAGTTTTGCGATTGCGGGTGTTGCGGTCAATGCAATAAAAATTCTTACACACAGGCATCGTCCTTCATCATCAGATTCTCCTCATGAGTGGGATGGTCCTTCATTTTCCACGAGCAATCTTGGGTTTCCCTCCGGGCATGCGTGTGTTGCTTTTAGCTGGGCAACGGTTCTTGCTGAGGAATTCAAAGATAAGCCTGGTGTTGGAATAGTGTCGTATTCGCTTGCTGCATGCACTGCTTTTGCGCGTGTGTATAAAAACAAACATTGGCTGTCGGATGTATTTGTCGGCTCGCTATTGAGTCATTTTATCACAAAGAAAATTATTGCGCTTCATGCGGAAAATGACGGAAGCAAGGTATCTTTCTCGCCCCTACCTTCTGGATTTTCGATTAATTTTACCTTCTAACATTCCGGTGGGGTAAACCCACCTCTAGCGCCATTATGTAGGGTTAGATTCAGGTTCATCATGCACATCATTTATTTTGTGGGATCAACAATCCTGCCAATAAAAAGAATACTTCCTGTCTTATTTTCTCTTATCAAAAACAGAAATGGATGATCTGCAGTAAACTCTATCGGTTTCATCGGAGCGGCGGTTTTCATCATAACAACTGCCGTTGCTGCAGCAGCTTCGGTACCTTCTTCGTTCACATCGACAAATGCCTTGTGTATCACATTGCTAATAAATAGATCACGCTTTCCGTTTATACCTAAAAAGTTTGCTTTAGTGGGAGAAAATGCATCATACATACCCATTTGAGATAAGGTAGGCGCAAGTTCTAACTCACACGTTGTTTTGAACTTTGGGATCGTAACAATGACTTCACACTCGTATGTATGCATGAGCTGGTCGATCCATAACGAAACCGTATCGGCACAAATATTTTTCTCAAACGAAGATAATCCATCAATTTCTTTTGGTAAGAAAATAACCATTGAGAGGTCTTCGCCTTTATAGGGTAATTCTATGACCTCGTATTCGCCATAATCGATATACCGGTAATCCGACTTCTGTGACATCATCGGCACTTGAATAACCTCATCTTCAGAAAGATAAAAATCATCATCTTTTGTTTTTGCCTTATCGAATTGGCTCAGCCAGTTGCCCTTGAAATAGATCGCATTACATAATATCAGAGAGGTCTCCGGTAATGGAATTGGTGGTTTGATCAAGTCCTTGATCTTGTCATGTGTCTTGTCCTCTACCCAATTATTGATCTGATTTCGCACTGATGTGGACTTGGCAAAATCTACAAAATACATGTCGGAATCATAAAATTTCTTATTCACATCAAGAAATGTATCGAGGAAAGGATCACCTTTCTGCAACCACAACGAATTCGCAATATTCAGTTGAACGTCTCCATTCTTCTCGATACTGTTCAGGCTTGATTGAAGTTTTGAATAGTTTGAATGAAAAACGTCCTGTGATAAACTAAAATGCAGCACCTTTGCCATTTGTTTTTCTGTCTCACTTCGTGCACCGGCATACGTCATTGCAAGAGCGGTCGAGATGCTGTAGGGAGAGAAGAAGAGGTTGCCCTGTTTGTTCATTAACTGGTGATAGAGATCAAAGCAGAAGCTGTTATCGCCTTTGTCTACGGATTGTGAATTATTTTGCAACTGAGCATGTGTAGTACATGATACGATAAACAATAATACACATATAAATAAAACTTGAATTTTTGATTTCATATTTTCTCCACGAATTAATTTAAACTAAACATATATTTAAAAAAAATGAAAAAACTCAAATAAAAACTAATTTCCGACTTTTTCTTTGTCAACTTGTTCAGTTTCTCTTTTTAGCTTCATTCCCACACTAATCCTTTCACGCTTTACGCTCCACGCTGTACGCTCTACTTTACAGATTGTCTCCTAAATATTTCTCAGCTTTATACACCATTATGACCTGGAGAAGTTTTAATCCCCTGAAACGCGGTATCGAAGTCAGAAATTCTACCCGTTCAAAGCAACTGATGACTGAACTATGAAGCTTTTTAGACTGGTCAAAGAGAAGGAAGTCTCTCCCTATCAGACTCTCC
Encoded here:
- a CDS encoding phosphatase PAP2 family protein, encoding MKKTIATVILTVLLFSTYLLDAQDHNYYINKEFIVEGFQNTYDVYTSPVRWDAHDWLKAGIFTGTTILLFSCDEKVQDFVQDHKSDVLTAITDATNLLGDGYVILPAEALLYCYGAIAKDQKARRISLEMLESFAIAGVAVNAIKILTHRHRPSSSDSPHEWDGPSFSTSNLGFPSGHACVAFSWATVLAEEFKDKPGVGIVSYSLAACTAFARVYKNKHWLSDVFVGSLLSHFITKKIIALHAENDGSKVSFSPLPSGFSINFTF
- a CDS encoding serpin family protein, whose protein sequence is MKSKIQVLFICVLLFIVSCTTHAQLQNNSQSVDKGDNSFCFDLYHQLMNKQGNLFFSPYSISTALAMTYAGARSETEKQMAKVLHFSLSQDVFHSNYSKLQSSLNSIEKNGDVQLNIANSLWLQKGDPFLDTFLDVNKKFYDSDMYFVDFAKSTSVRNQINNWVEDKTHDKIKDLIKPPIPLPETSLILCNAIYFKGNWLSQFDKAKTKDDDFYLSEDEVIQVPMMSQKSDYRYIDYGEYEVIELPYKGEDLSMVIFLPKEIDGLSSFEKNICADTVSLWIDQLMHTYECEVIVTIPKFKTTCELELAPTLSQMGMYDAFSPTKANFLGINGKRDLFISNVIHKAFVDVNEEGTEAAAATAVVMMKTAAPMKPIEFTADHPFLFLIRENKTGSILFIGRIVDPTK